A single Henriciella sp. AS95 DNA region contains:
- a CDS encoding ABC transporter permease, with protein MSDGSTTKTGGFPNPLAWLGRGAIGLFAETGSLSLFAGRTIASALSPGWNLAQVWKQIIAIGFYSLPVVGLSAVFIGAALALNIYTGGNRFGAEQFVPNIVVLGITRELGATITGLMLAGRVTAGIAAEIGAMKVTEQIDALKTLSANPFRYLYAPRFVAACITLPILVLIADIVGVMGGWLVSVFALDFDSTTYLRNTVDFVTTDDIVVGLIKAVVFGAVIAIMGCYQGSRSKAGATGVGRAATLSMVGAAVLVLASNYMLSTLFVRIGI; from the coding sequence GTGTCAGACGGCTCTACGACTAAAACCGGCGGCTTCCCCAATCCGCTCGCATGGCTCGGACGGGGCGCTATCGGCTTGTTCGCCGAGACAGGTAGCCTGTCGCTATTTGCCGGCCGCACAATTGCGTCAGCGCTAAGCCCCGGCTGGAACCTCGCCCAGGTCTGGAAGCAGATCATCGCAATCGGTTTCTACTCCCTTCCTGTTGTCGGTTTGTCAGCCGTGTTTATCGGCGCTGCGCTCGCGTTGAATATTTACACCGGCGGTAACCGGTTCGGGGCGGAGCAATTCGTGCCGAACATTGTCGTTCTCGGTATCACTCGAGAGCTGGGCGCTACGATTACCGGCCTGATGCTGGCGGGCCGAGTCACGGCGGGCATCGCGGCCGAGATTGGCGCGATGAAGGTCACAGAGCAGATCGACGCGCTGAAAACCCTCTCAGCAAATCCCTTCCGTTATCTCTATGCCCCGCGGTTTGTTGCGGCGTGCATTACCCTGCCCATTCTTGTCCTCATCGCAGACATTGTCGGCGTGATGGGCGGCTGGCTCGTCAGTGTCTTCGCACTCGACTTTGATTCCACCACCTATCTTCGCAACACGGTGGATTTCGTGACCACCGATGATATTGTCGTCGGCCTGATCAAAGCCGTCGTGTTTGGCGCAGTGATCGCGATCATGGGTTGTTATCAGGGCTCCAGATCGAAAGCTGGCGCCACCGGCGTCGGCCGGGCAGCGACCCTTTCCATGGTCGGCGCGGCAGTGCTGGTCCTTGCGTCCAACTACATGCTGTCCACCCTGTTCGTGCGGATAGGAATTTAA
- a CDS encoding UrcA family protein: protein MFSKKLAIASLATATLFAAGPALADDAPETNSVDVSISGFDLTTEEGSAVVLRKIENAAEKVCGARSGPQSITERNLTQKCVADAMSDALDSLSVARQRQADLKNSGAG from the coding sequence ATGTTCTCGAAGAAACTTGCCATCGCCAGTCTTGCAACCGCCACGCTCTTTGCTGCTGGTCCAGCCTTGGCGGACGACGCTCCAGAAACCAATTCAGTTGACGTCAGTATCTCAGGATTCGATCTGACAACCGAAGAAGGGTCTGCGGTCGTCTTGCGGAAGATTGAAAACGCTGCAGAAAAAGTCTGCGGGGCACGATCCGGCCCGCAATCGATCACCGAAAGAAACCTGACCCAGAAGTGTGTTGCTGACGCAATGTCGGACGCTCTCGACTCACTTTCTGTCGCGCGCCAGCGGCAGGCAGATCTGAAGAATTCCGGCGCAGGCTGA
- the radA gene encoding DNA repair protein RadA, with product MAKSNTAFVCQSCGAVHAKWAGRCEACGEWNSLVEEASSSAPGGLSAPKSLSRKAGKAEFTPLNAVTEPQQRHEIGVEELDRVFGGGLVPSSATLIGGDPGIGKSTLLLQVAARLARNGLKTIYVSGEEAAAQIQDRARRLKVAESPVELATETDLRKVLASLKAAKPDFVVIDSIQTMWSDNLEAAPGSVAQVRACAQELTRWAKKSDVALILVGHVTKEGQIAGPRVVEHMVDTVFYFEGERGHQFRILRAVKNRFGPTDEIGIFEMHQYGLAPAREPSALFLSSDSDSSGGAAVFAAMEGSRPVLAEVQALVSNSAYGTPRRSIVGWDANRLAMVLAVLEARCGVSLGGRDVYLSVAGGYRIAEPAGDLAAAAALLTSLADKPAPEKSVFFGEIALSGSIRPVARIDQRLKEAKRLGFKHAFVPEGSFSAIEGLTVTGLSRLSELVDLLGPEPDA from the coding sequence ATGGCCAAGTCGAACACCGCTTTTGTTTGCCAATCCTGCGGCGCAGTTCATGCGAAATGGGCTGGTCGGTGCGAAGCTTGTGGCGAATGGAATTCGCTTGTGGAGGAAGCGTCGTCCTCGGCGCCGGGCGGCCTGTCCGCCCCCAAATCCTTGTCTCGCAAAGCTGGCAAGGCGGAATTCACGCCGCTTAACGCTGTAACTGAGCCACAACAACGTCATGAGATCGGTGTCGAGGAACTCGACCGTGTCTTCGGCGGTGGTCTTGTTCCGTCTTCTGCGACGCTGATCGGGGGAGATCCCGGCATTGGCAAATCCACCCTCCTGCTTCAGGTCGCCGCCAGACTTGCCCGAAACGGGCTGAAGACAATTTACGTGTCCGGCGAAGAAGCCGCCGCGCAGATCCAGGATCGGGCGCGCCGTCTCAAGGTTGCTGAAAGCCCGGTCGAGCTCGCCACCGAGACAGACCTTCGAAAAGTACTGGCCTCCCTGAAGGCAGCCAAGCCAGATTTCGTCGTCATCGATTCCATCCAGACCATGTGGTCCGATAATCTGGAAGCAGCGCCTGGCTCCGTCGCTCAGGTTCGAGCTTGCGCGCAGGAACTGACGCGCTGGGCCAAGAAATCGGATGTCGCACTCATTCTGGTGGGGCACGTGACCAAGGAAGGCCAGATCGCCGGGCCTCGCGTCGTCGAACATATGGTCGACACTGTCTTCTATTTTGAGGGCGAACGCGGCCACCAGTTCCGCATCCTTCGCGCGGTCAAGAATCGCTTCGGACCGACCGACGAGATCGGCATTTTCGAGATGCATCAATACGGCCTGGCACCAGCGCGCGAACCATCCGCCCTCTTTCTTTCAAGCGATAGCGATTCGTCGGGTGGGGCCGCTGTGTTCGCCGCGATGGAAGGGTCACGCCCTGTCCTCGCCGAAGTGCAGGCCCTCGTTTCAAACTCTGCCTATGGCACCCCAAGGCGCAGCATCGTGGGCTGGGACGCGAACCGGCTTGCCATGGTGCTGGCCGTGCTGGAAGCGCGCTGCGGCGTGTCGCTTGGCGGCCGCGATGTCTATTTGTCCGTCGCAGGCGGCTACCGAATCGCAGAACCGGCAGGCGACCTCGCGGCAGCTGCAGCGCTGCTCACATCACTCGCGGATAAGCCTGCGCCAGAGAAATCAGTGTTTTTTGGAGAGATCGCACTTTCGGGGTCCATTCGACCGGTTGCCCGGATCGATCAGCGGCTCAAGGAAGCCAAGCGACTCGGTTTCAAGCACGCTTTCGTGCCAGAAGGCAGTTTCTCGGCAATTGAAGGGTTGACCGTGACGGGGCTGTCACGGCTATCTGAGCTTGTAGATTTGCTAGGTCCGGAACCAGACGCATGA
- a CDS encoding ATP-binding cassette domain-containing protein, whose translation MTQPILQLKGVEKSFGANHVLRGVDIDVAPGHSLVVLGGSGSGKSVMLKNALGLMTPDAGQILFNGEDVTHDQGKEREAMRARIGMLFQSGALFDSLTVWENVAFRLLNAEKMKRSDARERAIETLKKVRLGSSVADLYPAEISGGMQKRVALARAIITKPDLIFFDEPTTGLDPITADAINDLILEQVKALGAAAVTITHDMASARKVADEIAMLYEGRIIWRGPAAQIDSSGNDHVDQFVHGRAEGPIQPAI comes from the coding sequence ATGACCCAGCCCATCCTGCAGCTCAAAGGTGTTGAGAAAAGCTTTGGCGCCAACCACGTCCTTCGCGGCGTCGATATTGATGTTGCCCCTGGGCATTCGCTTGTCGTGCTCGGAGGGTCGGGTTCCGGCAAGTCTGTCATGCTCAAGAATGCGCTCGGCCTGATGACGCCTGACGCCGGACAGATCCTGTTCAACGGCGAGGACGTCACGCATGATCAAGGCAAGGAACGCGAGGCCATGCGGGCGCGGATTGGCATGTTGTTCCAGTCAGGCGCACTGTTCGATAGCCTGACGGTCTGGGAGAATGTCGCTTTCCGGCTTCTCAATGCGGAAAAAATGAAACGATCGGACGCCAGAGAGCGGGCCATCGAAACGCTCAAGAAAGTTCGGCTCGGCTCATCCGTCGCTGATCTCTACCCGGCTGAAATTTCAGGTGGGATGCAGAAGCGCGTTGCCCTCGCCCGCGCCATCATCACCAAGCCAGATCTCATTTTCTTCGACGAGCCGACAACGGGCCTTGATCCGATTACGGCCGACGCCATCAATGACCTGATCCTTGAGCAGGTGAAGGCGCTCGGCGCGGCCGCCGTGACCATTACGCACGACATGGCTTCGGCGCGAAAAGTCGCTGATGAAATTGCTATGTTGTACGAGGGCCGGATTATCTGGCGCGGGCCAGCAGCGCAGATCGATTCGTCTGGCAATGATCACGTTGATCAATTCGTGCATGGCCGCGCCGAAGGGCCGATCCAGCCAGCCATCTAG